GCCGGGGGTGGCGTAAGCGACCGAGCGCCTATACGCCGAACTGACCGCCGCTGGCGTGGAAGTGCTGCTGGATGATCGCCCGGAGCGGCCCGGCGTGATGTTCGCCGACATGGACCTGATCGGCATCCCGCACCGGCTGGTGGTGGGCGAACGCGGCCTCAAGGACGGCACGGTCGAGTACAAGGCTCGCCGCGCGGAGGAAGCGCAGAACATTCCGCTGGCCGAGACGACCGGGTTCATCCGCCAGGCGCTGGCCGGGAGCTGAGCAACGCGTGGGGTAGGGCAATCCCGCCCGCGAGGACTCACAGCGCAAGGCCGCGAAAGTTGCATAAGGGGCGCTTCGGACGCGTCTTACGCAACTTTAAGTGCCTCAAGATTGCATAAGAGCTGCGCAGACCGACTGCAACCACGGGCGCCTCGCATAACATGTCGAACAGTTTGTTCATATTCGACACGAAAATCGAATATGTCGCCGACTTCGACATATGTCCTACCTATGTCGCACCCATGTCCTACCCCCACCCCTAACGGAGGCCCGAGATGGCCTGGTCCGGTCCAACGGTTCCTTACGACGAATTGCCCCGGCTCCCGCCAGCAACGGAAATTGAAACCCGAGCGGTGCTCAAGGCATGTATCGAGGCGCGCGCTGCTCTGGCCGAGCTCAAGCAGCTCGGGGCCCTGATTCCAAATCCCACCGTTCTCATCAACGCCATCCCGCTACTGGAAGCACAGGCGAGTTCAGAGATCGAGAACATCGTCACTACCACTGACAGGCTTTTCCGCTACGCAGATGGCGCCGATCCTGGTGACCCGCCAACACGCGAGGCACTGCGTTACCGCGCCGCGCTACACCACGGCTGTCGATCGCTGGTCGAGCGCCCGGTGTGCGCGCGCCTGGCCGTGGAGGTGTGCGGTCTCATCAAGGACCGGGATATGGACATCCGCCGCATACCGGGTACGGCACTTGCCAACGACGCGATCGGCGAAGTGATCTACACCCCACCGGCCGGCGAAGCCCGGCTGCGCGACCTGCTCGCCAACTGGGAACGCTTTCTTCACGAAGCCACCCATCTGGACCCGCTGGTGCGCATGGCCGCGGCGCATTACCAGTTCGAAGCCATCCATCCTTTCATCGATGGCAACGGTCGTACCGGCCGCATCCTGAACCTGCTGTATCTGGTGGAGCAGGGCCTGCTGAGCCAGCCGGTGCTGTACCTGTCCCGCTACATCCTGCACAACAAGACGGATTACTACCGCCTGCTGCTAGGCGTCACCCGCGAAGCAGCCTGGGAGCCGTGGTTGCTCTACATGCTGGCCGCCGTCACCGACACCGCGCGCTGGACCAGCTCGCGCATCCAGGCCATCCGCGAACTGATGGACCACACCAGGGACTACGTGCGTCGCGCAGCGCCGTCGATTTATAGCCGCGAGCTGGTGGAGCTGATCTTCGTGCAGCCGTACTGTCGCATCGCCAATCTGGTCGCCGCCGGCATCGGCCACCGGCAGACTGCTTCGTCTTATCTCCAGCAGCTATGCGCCACTGGGGTTCTGGAGGAGTGGCGCTCCGGTCGGGAAAAGGTATTCCTGCACCCACGCTACCTCGAACTTCATGACGCGCGAGGCCACGGCTTACAGATCGTATCCGCAGCCCGACATGGACGCCGGATCGCGTCCGCGCCCATGACCCAACCAACCCCCGCCCGCCTCACCTGGGCCGACATCCGCGCCCGCACCGTGGCCTTTGCCCGCGACTGAGCCAACGGCGCCTCGGAACGTGCCGAGTCGCAGACCTTCTGGAACGAGTTCCTGGCCGTGTTCGGCGTGCACCGGCGGCGTGCGCAGGTGGTGTTCGAGCGCGCCGCGGCGCGTTTCGGCCGGCCCGGCATGGGGCGCATCGACGTGTTCTGGCCAGGCCTGCTGCTGGCCGAGCACAAGAGCGCCGGTGCCGATCTGACCGCCGCCTACACGCAGGCCACCGACTACTTCGCCGGCATTCCTGGCCCCGAGCCGCCGCGCCATATCGAGCGCTTCGGCTTCATCGCCGGCTACGCCGACGTGCGCGTGCGCGACCAAGACCCGCTCAACATCCGCGCCATCGAACAGGCCGCGCAAGCCGTACTAGACACTAGACGCCCTCGCCGCCCCGACGGCGGCGCCCGCAGCTATGCCGGCGACGGGGTCCCAGCGCGTTGCGTTCTATTCACCCGCTACGCCGCGCTGACTGCGCCGCTGGTCCGATCGGGCACAGGCCGCGGCCAGGCAGGGTCGGGAGAAGTAGACGCTCGTACGGACACCGCGGGCCGAACCGGGCCGGTTGGTTTCAACGCGTAACTGGAGAGATTCCCGGCTCGGAATGTTCACTTCCATGTCCGCGTCGGCAACATGCAAGTCTCTGCAAGGGCCGCTCACATGGACTCGACAGATATACCCTCCGCCGGCAGGTTGCGGCGAACCTGTTCGGCTTTTTGGCGGCTGGAGAAGGTGATGGCCATATCGATCCAGGGCACCCAACACACCGGGTCGACGCTGTTGAGGTAGCTCTCGCGGTCGGTTGCGACGCGTTCGCGCTCGAAAACCTGTCCGTTTTCCCGGTCGAGGAACTTGCCTTTGGAAAGAGTTTTTTTGGTTTGCTTGACGATCAGGTAGGGCATAAGACCTTGGGCTAAAGATACAAGCGGGCGCGCCCGCCACGACTCCGACAGCTTTGGCCTGGGCGCGGAAAATCACAACACGCGACCCCGTCTTAGCGGGATTACCCACGTAAAAAATGGTGGCCAGGGGCGGAATCGAACCACCGACACGTGGATTTTCAGTCCACTGCTCTACCGACTGAGCTACCTGGCCACACCTCGAACTGGAACCCTGCCGCTGGCACGGCTGGCCACGGGTAGGCTTGCGATCCGCCAGGCAAAACCTGGAAAACACCATGTTTGCGGACCGCGGGTCGATTCAGCCGTTGCGGCGCGGCGCGGGGTGCGTATTAGATGCGCCGCTGGACAGTGGCGTCAAGACGCGCGGTACCATCAGGCAGGCCAGTATCGGCTCCGCTTGGCTGCCGAGCGCGGAGCCTTCAGTCATTACCCAGGAAAGCGTCTTGCGAATTCTGCACACCATGTTGCGAGTCGGCGATCTTGACCGCTCGATTGCGTTCTACACCAGCGTGCTGGGCATGGGCCTGGTGGCGCGCCACGACTTTCCGGCCGGTCGCTTTACCCTGGCGTTTGTCGGTTACGCGTCGCAGCCGGGCGTTTCGCCCAGTTCGGCCGGCACGCCGCTGATCGAGCTGACGCACAACTGGGACACGCCATGCTATGACTTGGGAAGCGGGTTTGGTCACATTGCGATTGAGGTCCAGGACGCTCACGCGACCTGCGAGGCGATCAAGACACGTGGCGGCAAGGTGGTGCGCGAGGCCGGCCCCATGCAGCACGGCAGCACGATAATCGCATTTGCCGAGGACCCCGACGGTTATCGCATCGAGCTGATCCAGCAGCAACGCTAAGGAGACGCTGAAGTATTCAGTGTTTACCGCAGCGCAAGGATGCGCTGCCAAAATCTGTGGCCGACAGCCACGGATTTTGTGAGCCATCGGAAAACCACGCTTTTCCGATGGCGGGCGCTGAGAAAGCCAGGATGGATTTATTCAGCGCTTCCTTAAGGGCCGACCGGCGCCCGCGGCAGGGGCGGTATCATGCCGCGCCCGCTCATAAAACCATCTGCCAGTGACTGCATCCCCCCCGGCGACATCCCTGACTCTGCCGCTAACCACGTTACCAGGAACGGGTCTGCTGGCCTTCGCCGGGTTCTTCGTGGCCCTGCGAGTGCTGTTTTTTCCGCTCGCCGACCCCATCGTCGACGAAACGTATTACTGGCTCTACTCGCAACACCTGGAACTCGGCTTTCTGGACCACCCGCCGCTGGTGGCCTGGCTGAACTGGCTCGGTACGCATTTGCTGGGTAACACGGCGGCTGGAATGCGTCTGGGAGCCATAGGCTGCGGCCTGATCACCCTGACTTATGTCTACCGGCTGGCGCGCGAGGTGGGTGGCGGCCACCAACTCGCACTGGCGGCAGTGCTGCTGGGCTGCGCTCTGCCGGGGTTTTTCCTGTCCGGCTTTCTGATGACACCGGATGCGCCGCTGGTGGCGGCGTGGTCGGCCGGGCTGTTTTACCTGCATCGGGCATTGGTGCGGGATGACGCGCGTGCCTGGCTGGGAATCGGCCTGGCAATGGGCATCGGCCTGCTCGCCAAGTATCCCATCGTGCTGCTGGCCGGCGGCGCTGCTGGCTTTGTGCTGACCGACCCGGCGGCGCGGCGCTGGCTGAGTCGCCCGCAACCGTATCTTGCAGCACTGATGGCGCTAGTATTGTTCTCGCCAGTATTGGTCTGGAACCTGCAACACGACTGGGCATCCTTCGCATTCCAGGGCAGCCGACGCCTGCAGGAGAACTACGAGTTCTCGACCCACTTGCTGGTGGTCCACGTGCTGCTGCTGCTGTTTCCGACCGGCGCGCTGGCCGCCTGGGGCCTGCTCAATCGCCCGGATTGGCGTGCCGAGGCGGTCCCGGATCGCCGCAGCCGCCGCTTCTTGCTGTGGGCGGCCGGTGTGCCGTTTAGCGTGTTTTTTTTCTTCAGTCTGTTCAACTACGCGCATTTCCATTGGACTGGGCCCGCGTACCTGGCGCTGCTGCCGTTGCTGGCAATGACGCTGCTGCCACCGGGCGGTGCGGATGACCCGCTGCGGCGCTGGCTGTATCGCGCCTGGCGGCCTAGCTTGCTGCTACTGGCCGGCATTTACGCCACGACCGCCGTTTACATCGTCTTTGGTCTGCCCGGCGTTCCGTACCCGACGCACAACGTGGGTTATCTCGCTTGGCGCGAGGCGACAGCGGCGGTATACACACTCGAACAGCAGGTCGAACGTGACACTGGCCAGCGCCCACTGGTAGCCGGCATGAGCAAGTGGTCGATTGCCGCCGGTCTGGCCTTTTACGACACCGACGGCCGGCGCGACAACATCACCTCGCGCAACATCGTCGGGCGCACCGGAGCGATGTTCGAGTACTGGTTCGACGACCCAAGCGACGGTCGGCGGCCGGTATTGCTGATCGATTTCGAGCGCAAGGATCTGGAGGATCCCTCCGTCGAGGCGGCTCTGGTCGACGTCGGCCCCATCCGCGAGCAGACCCTGCGTTGGCGGGGCCAGGTGATCCGCCACCTTTACTACCGTATCGCTGCCGGCTATCGGCCCCAGTCCGTGCGACGGGTACCCTGACCCCATGCGCCTGTTACTACACTTTGCGCGAGCCTATCCGGCGCGCGGTCTGCTTACCCTGCTGGCGCTATTGCTGGCCGGCTTGCTGGACGGATTAGGCCTGTCCTCGCTGCTCACCATGCTGGTGTCGGTATCGGGCGACAGCGCCGGACTGCCGTTGCCGGCTCGACAAGTCACGCAGTTCCTGGCCGCCATGGGCATCCCGCCGGGCCTGGGTCCGCTGCTGGTACTTATGGTGGCGGCCATGGTGGCCAAGGCGCTACTGACGCTGGCCGCCAACGCGCAGGTCGGCTACACCGTGGCACGCGTAGCGACCGACCTGCGTCTGGGCCTGCTGCGAGCCGTGCTGGCAAGCCGCTGGGAGTATTACCTGCACACGCCGATCGGCGGGCTGTCGAACGCGATTTCCGGCGAGGCCAACCGGGCGTCCAATGCCTATTTCAACGCCGCCCAGATGATCGCCCTGTTGGTGCAAGCGGTTATTTACACGGCGCTGGCGCTGCTGGTGTCCTGGCAGGCCACCTTGGTCGCACTGGGCATCGGCGGCGCGTTAATGGGCGCCATGGGGGGACTGGTACGCCGCGCTCGCCGGGCCGGCGCGCGTCAGTCCCAGCTCACTGCCGCCCTGGTTACCTATCTGACGGATGTATTGCAGTCGGTAAAACCCTTGAAGGCCATGGGCCGCGAGGATCTCGCCGACGGAATTCTGGCCAGCCAGACGCGGCAGATCGACAAGGCCCTGCGCAAGCAGGTCATCGCCAAGGAAGCCCTTCCGGCGGTGCAGGAGCCACTGCTGGCGTCCCTGGCAGCCGGCGGGCTGTACTTGGCCATGGTGCATCTGGGGATGTCGCTGGCGGCGGTGATGGTGGTGATTTTCCTGCTGGCACGGGTGCTCGGTTATTTCACCAAAGTGCAGCGGCAGTACCAACACATGGTGAGCTCGGAAGCCGCGTATTGGCTGCTGCACGCCGCGATCACCAAGGCCCGGGCAGCGGCCGAACCCCCGGCCGGTGGCGCCCGGCCCTGCCTTGAGCACGGCATCGCGCTGAAGCACGTGCGCTTCGCCTATGGCGAGCAGGCGGTGTTGGACGATATAAGCCTCGACATCCCGGCGGGCCAGTTGACGACGCTCATCGGCCCTTCAGGTGCTGGCAAGACAACGTTGGTCGATGTCGTCATCGGCCTGCTGAGCCCTCAATCCGGTGAAGTGCTGATCGACGGCCAACCGCTGGCGCAGCTCGACCGGCGGGCCTGGCGGCGCATGATCGGCTACGTTCCGCAGGATACGCTGCTGCTGCACGACAGCGTGCTCGCCAACGTGACACTGGGGGACCCCGCACTCGGCCGCGATGACGCCGAGCGGGCGCTGCGCCTGGCCGGCGCCTGGGAGTTCGTCGCAGAGCTGCCAAATGGGTTGGATACGCCGGTTGGCGAGCGCGGCGGCAAGCTGTCTGGCGGCCAGCGCCAGCGTATCGCCATCGCGCGCGCCCTGGTGCACCGCCCGGCGCTGGTGATCCTGGACGAGCCGACCTCGGCGCTCGACGCCGCTGCCGAGGCTGCCGTTCGGGATACCCTGCGCGAGCTGAAGACCCACTACACGCTGCTCGCCATCACCCACCGACCCGCACTGCTGGACGTGTCGG
Above is a window of Immundisolibacter sp. DNA encoding:
- the gloA gene encoding lactoylglutathione lyase; this encodes MRILHTMLRVGDLDRSIAFYTSVLGMGLVARHDFPAGRFTLAFVGYASQPGVSPSSAGTPLIELTHNWDTPCYDLGSGFGHIAIEVQDAHATCEAIKTRGGKVVREAGPMQHGSTIIAFAEDPDGYRIELIQQQR
- the fic gene encoding protein adenylyltransferase Fic → MAWSGPTVPYDELPRLPPATEIETRAVLKACIEARAALAELKQLGALIPNPTVLINAIPLLEAQASSEIENIVTTTDRLFRYADGADPGDPPTREALRYRAALHHGCRSLVERPVCARLAVEVCGLIKDRDMDIRRIPGTALANDAIGEVIYTPPAGEARLRDLLANWERFLHEATHLDPLVRMAAAHYQFEAIHPFIDGNGRTGRILNLLYLVEQGLLSQPVLYLSRYILHNKTDYYRLLLGVTREAAWEPWLLYMLAAVTDTARWTSSRIQAIRELMDHTRDYVRRAAPSIYSRELVELIFVQPYCRIANLVAAGIGHRQTASSYLQQLCATGVLEEWRSGREKVFLHPRYLELHDARGHGLQIVSAARHGRRIASAPMTQPTPARLTWADIRARTVAFARD
- a CDS encoding ABC transporter ATP-binding protein translates to MRLLLHFARAYPARGLLTLLALLLAGLLDGLGLSSLLTMLVSVSGDSAGLPLPARQVTQFLAAMGIPPGLGPLLVLMVAAMVAKALLTLAANAQVGYTVARVATDLRLGLLRAVLASRWEYYLHTPIGGLSNAISGEANRASNAYFNAAQMIALLVQAVIYTALALLVSWQATLVALGIGGALMGAMGGLVRRARRAGARQSQLTAALVTYLTDVLQSVKPLKAMGREDLADGILASQTRQIDKALRKQVIAKEALPAVQEPLLASLAAGGLYLAMVHLGMSLAAVMVVIFLLARVLGYFTKVQRQYQHMVSSEAAYWLLHAAITKARAAAEPPAGGARPCLEHGIALKHVRFAYGEQAVLDDISLDIPAGQLTTLIGPSGAGKTTLVDVVIGLLSPQSGEVLIDGQPLAQLDRRAWRRMIGYVPQDTLLLHDSVLANVTLGDPALGRDDAERALRLAGAWEFVAELPNGLDTPVGERGGKLSGGQRQRIAIARALVHRPALVILDEPTSALDAAAEAAVRDTLRELKTHYTLLAITHRPALLDVSDHVHHIVGGRLRTANEPVT
- a CDS encoding glycosyltransferase family 39 protein, with translation MTASPPATSLTLPLTTLPGTGLLAFAGFFVALRVLFFPLADPIVDETYYWLYSQHLELGFLDHPPLVAWLNWLGTHLLGNTAAGMRLGAIGCGLITLTYVYRLAREVGGGHQLALAAVLLGCALPGFFLSGFLMTPDAPLVAAWSAGLFYLHRALVRDDARAWLGIGLAMGIGLLAKYPIVLLAGGAAGFVLTDPAARRWLSRPQPYLAALMALVLFSPVLVWNLQHDWASFAFQGSRRLQENYEFSTHLLVVHVLLLLFPTGALAAWGLLNRPDWRAEAVPDRRSRRFLLWAAGVPFSVFFFFSLFNYAHFHWTGPAYLALLPLLAMTLLPPGGADDPLRRWLYRAWRPSLLLLAGIYATTAVYIVFGLPGVPYPTHNVGYLAWREATAAVYTLEQQVERDTGQRPLVAGMSKWSIAAGLAFYDTDGRRDNITSRNIVGRTGAMFEYWFDDPSDGRRPVLLIDFERKDLEDPSVEAALVDVGPIREQTLRWRGQVIRHLYYRIAAGYRPQSVRRVP